A window of Streptomyces sp. NBC_01241 genomic DNA:
CGCCTACCGGGCCGGAGTGGGACCCGACGCGCCGGAAAGCGGACTGCTGCTCAACGGCGGATCGAGTATCGCGGGACCGGACGGATCGTGGATCGTGGAGCCGGTCTTCGACGAGGCCCGGATCATCACGGCAACGCTGGAGACCGGACGGCGGTACGAGGAGTCGCTGGATCTCGATGTCGCGGGCCACTACGCCCGGCCGGACGTCTTCCAGCTCGCCATCGACCGTGGCCGACGCGGAAGTGGGGTCAGCTTCACCGAGTGACATCGCCGCGGGGGAACGTGCCCCGCGTGCCCAGGGTGGGCAGGAGCATGCCGCCGAGCAGTGCCCCGGCCGCGACTCCGGCGTTGCAGGCGCGCCGATTCATAGCTGTTGTTTTCTCATGTTGTCCGCGACATACCACCCTGTTGGGTTTATCGGCGTGAACGGGCCCCGCGCCTCCAGCCGGAATGAAACCGCCCAACGCGGGGGCGCATCGGCTCTGTGCGTGTGTGCCCTGCGGTCGCGACGGCACCGAAATGCCGACCGTCACGCATGCGCGTAGTGTGATGAAAGAATGCGGAGGGTAGTCATGGGCTGAGTCGCCCGGTGGCGGAGCGACGCCGTCCCGGCCCGCTCTCCCTTGACCCGCGGAGGTCGGACGTGAAGCTCGGTCTGCACTACTGGAACTACTCGACACCGGCCGACCCCGCCCTCATCGCGCCGACCCTCGCGGAGTCGGTACGCGTCGCCGACCAGGCGGGGATCGCGTCGTTCACCGTGATGGACCACTACTTCCAGATGGAGACCGGGCAGACCGTCGCCGACGAGCCCATGCTGGAGGGGTACACGACGCTCGGCTACGTCGCGGCGGTGAGCGAGCGCATGACGCTCGGCCTGATGGTCACGGGGGTGATGTACCGGCACCCCGGACTGCTGGCGAAGATCGTCACCAGCCTCGATGTGCTGTCGGGCGGCAGGGCCAGGCTGGGTATCGGCGCCTCCTGGTACGAGCGGGAGCAGTACGGGCTCGGAGTGCCCGTGGTTCCGGTCGCCGAGCGCTTCGAGCGGCTGGAGGAGACGATCCTGATCTGCCTGCAGATGTGGAGCGACGACAACGGCCCCTTCCACGGCCGTCATTACCGGCTCGCCGAAACGCTGTGCGTGCCCGAGCCGATCGGCGAACGCCCGTCGATCATGATCGGCGGCGGGGGCGAGCGGAAGACGCTGCTCCTGGTCGCCCGGTACGCGGACGCCTGCAATCTGTTCGCCACCGGCCAGGAGGAAGTGGCCCACAAACTCGATGTGCTGCGCGCCCACTGCGCCGCGGAGGACCGGGACTACGACGCCATTACGAAGACCGTGATGTACAACGGCCCGGTGCTGGACCGGCCGGACGTGTTCCTCGCCGACGCGGAGGCGTACGCGAGCCTGGGCATCAGCGAGATCCAGGTGCTGCCGGACCGGCACCCGGTCAGCTTCACCCACCAGGTCGCCGAGCACCTCGCACCCGCGATCGCCCAGATCGGGTAGCCGAACACCGCGCTACGGGGGTTCGACCGCGACCCGCCGCCGAGGCAAGGCTGCCAGCGGCAGCAGCCCGGACGGCATGGCGCAAGGCGGACGGCTCCTAGATCCCGGTGGTGCCGTCGACGATCTCCCGGATCATGTCGAGGTGGCCGTTGTGCCGGGCGGTCTCCTCGACCAGATGCAGGACGATCCAGCGCAGATCCGGGTAACGGCCGTCCCTGCGCGACCGTTTGGCCGGCGTGTCCAAGTCGTGCGAGGCGACCAGTTCGCGGTAGCGGGTGGTCCGTGCCTCGTACTGCGCCAGCACATCGGCGAGCGGCACGTCCACCGCGATGCGCATCTCGCGGTCGGGGTCCTCGTCCGTCCAGGGGCCTTCGTCCTCGCCGCCGAGGAAGACCACCTCGAACCAGAAGTACTCGACCCAGCTGAGGTGGTTGATCAGCCCGGCGATCGTCATCAGCGGGGAGCCCGGCAGCGGGGCCCGGCGGGCATCGTCCGGTGAGACGCCCTCGCACTTCGCGCGTGCGGTGCCGCGTACGTAGTCGAGGAAGGTGGCCAACTGGGTGCGCTCGTCCCATGCGGGAGGCGAATCGGTGCGTGTCATCGACGTACACCATGGGCGACGGACCCACCCTTGTCCATCCAATAACCATGTGCGACCACTCCCTACGCGAGGGCGCCCTCTCCTCCCCCCTGTTGCGGCGCCGGCGCGCCGGGCTCACGCTCGTTGATCGACACACCCGGCAGGAATCCAGGGTGTCGGATCAAGGCGTCGTGCGGGCG
This region includes:
- a CDS encoding LLM class F420-dependent oxidoreductase; translation: MKLGLHYWNYSTPADPALIAPTLAESVRVADQAGIASFTVMDHYFQMETGQTVADEPMLEGYTTLGYVAAVSERMTLGLMVTGVMYRHPGLLAKIVTSLDVLSGGRARLGIGASWYEREQYGLGVPVVPVAERFERLEETILICLQMWSDDNGPFHGRHYRLAETLCVPEPIGERPSIMIGGGGERKTLLLVARYADACNLFATGQEEVAHKLDVLRAHCAAEDRDYDAITKTVMYNGPVLDRPDVFLADAEAYASLGISEIQVLPDRHPVSFTHQVAEHLAPAIAQIG
- a CDS encoding DinB family protein: MTRTDSPPAWDERTQLATFLDYVRGTARAKCEGVSPDDARRAPLPGSPLMTIAGLINHLSWVEYFWFEVVFLGGEDEGPWTDEDPDREMRIAVDVPLADVLAQYEARTTRYRELVASHDLDTPAKRSRRDGRYPDLRWIVLHLVEETARHNGHLDMIREIVDGTTGI